The genomic interval cTGACAGTGACACCCTGGtacagccctggcagtgccaccctgGCCATGACACCCTGACAATGACACCCTGACAGTGACACCCTGACAGTGACACCCCTGACAATGACACCCCTGACACTGACACCCTGGTACAGCCCTGTCAGTGAcaccctggcagtgccaccctgACAGTGCcaccctggcagtgacaccctGACAGTGCCACCCTGACAGTGACACCCCTGACAGTGACACCCTGACAGTGACACCCCTGACAGTGACACCCCTGACAGTGACACCCTGACAGTGACACCCCTGACAGTGACACCCCTGACAGTGACACCCTGTCAGTGACACCCCTGACAGTGACACCCTGGTACAGCCCTGTCAGTGACACCCTGTCAGTGACACCCTGTTGGTGAcacccctggcagtgacaccccTGACAGTGACACCCCTGACAATGACACCCTGGtacagccctggcagtgccaccctgGCCATGACACCCTGACAGTGCcaccctggcagtgacaccgcTGACAGTGAcaccctggcagtgacaccctGGCCATGACACCCTGACAGTGACACCCGGACAGTTTCACCCTGACAGTGccaccctggcagtgccaccctgACAGTGAcaccctggcagtgccaccctgACAGTGAcaccctggcagtgacaccctGACAGTGACACCCTGACAGTGCcaccctggcagtgacaccctGACAGTGCCACCCTGACCGTGACACCCTGACAGTGccaccctggcagtgccaccctgACAGTGCCACCCTGGGTCTGCTGCCCTGTCGGTGCCAGCGCTGAAACGCGGAGCAGCAATGAGTGGAATGTTCACTTCCAACGCTGGAAGTGTCTCCCGCCATTCCTGGTGCCCCTTCCTGGACTCCCGGTGTCActccaaggattttttttcaagtccTTGCTTTGTTCAAAAAGTGTTTCAAGTCACTCTGTAAAGTGCTTCAAATCACTTTGTGATCCAATCACTTTGTAAAGTGTTTCAAATCCCTTCTCGAAGGGATCAAGTCACTCTGTGAAGTGTTTCAAGTCACTTTGTGAAGGGATCAAATCACTCTGAAAAGTGGCTGGGGGAGAGCCGATCCCTCCctcagcccagagcccagcagaaCCAGTCCGGAGTTTTCCTGCAGCACCACAAGACCCCGATCCTGTCAGAAATTCCTTCTCCACCCACCTTGAAATCCCCTCCACTTGAAAACTCCACACTCCGAAGGTTCGGGAACGCTGGGATATTCCTTGGCTGTTCCCACCCTCAAATTGTCCAAATTTTGTCAGTTTCTGTCATTAATTTTCCCTGAGTTTTGCCAAGGTGACGATCCAACCCTGTCACTGAGATTCCTGTCAAATTCCAGCGTCGTTCTTGTGCTGGATCATACAAAATCCGTGTTTTCCAGGGTATTTTCCATCCTGGAATAGCAGTCCAATATCCCATAAATACATATTCCAATATCCCGTCAATTAATTAATGATTGTTCACCTGCAGCCTCCAGTCAAAACCAGTTCCTGATCAGCCACTCATTAAACCACTCATTAAATATtcaaaagagattatttttattaatattttataataattaataatattataatataatatattataataattaatattataataattaatattatatattttataatagtatatattatttatatattatatattatatatattatttatatatattattatatatataatatatatataatatatataatatatatattatatatattatatatatattatatatatattatataatatattattatatatataaataatatatatattatttataatattatatattataataattaatattaatttaaggGATCCAACTGAAATATTTGGACAATAGCAcctgctgggattttttgggattatCCTTGGGAAGAACCAGGAATTGCTTGATCCCTGTGGATCCTTCCGAACCCAGGATATTCTAGGATTCCACAGAGAGGACATGATAggatttgggaatattttgaatGGGAATTGTGTGGAATTTCTGATTTATAATCAATATTGAAGAGGTTTTCCCAGTTAAAAATATGAACAGGGAAGAGTTGGTGTAGGAATTAACAATTCTCCCAATTCCATCTGGGAATTGTTacaaaattcagggaaaattttaggttggaaaagattttaaatCTCATTGATGAATCCAGTTCCAGGCATGGGGATATCCCCTGGATTTTCCCTATCTCAAAACCGAGCAAGGaattaatttattctgtttAATCTGACAGGATTGTGGAATCCTGGAACGgtttgggatggatgggagCTTAAAAATCATCAATTCCCACTtcttcccaccatcccaggtttctccaatccctgtccaacctggccttggacattccagggatggagcagccacagcttctctgggaatctgtgccagggaacaattccttccctaACAGGATAGCTCACGGACTTTTCCATGGaacccacagaattcccaggcTGTAGAAGTATTCCAGGTTTTTCAGCCTCCGTAGGTTTAGAGACAAGTTCCCTCGGGATCTGCTGACTCCAAAATTCCAGGTTTTCCCATAACAAAGTGAGAGTAGATAAGGAAATGTCAGGATTTATCCACAAGTTGTTCCTCAGGATTGTGTTTCCTGCTCCGGATCCATGGAattctcccattttttctttaGGAAGCAGATCTTATCCGGGATATCCGGGATCTTCTGAAAAGAACCATCATCCAAGCTACCACCCAGATAAGGTAAAACATTCCCCAGGATCCTTCAGCCAAACAATTCCTGGGAAAAAGGTGGATGCAGATCTCAGGATCTGTGGGAATTCCATTTAAACTCTGGATTTTTAGGTAGATTTTgattttcctgctttccagAACTGTGTTGGATTTGTTTTCCAATACTAGATTCCATAAAAATatgctgtaaaaatatttatttattatttcctgCTACAAAAAGATTCTCTGGATATCTCCTTGGGAATATCTTTGTATTattaaagggatttttgggatcaaAGAGCTTCccaagaggaattttttttgccaCCAGATGTCAGTGTGAACTTTAAATCCAGAATTTCTGTGCCAGGCCAGGTGTTCCTTGCCATTCCAAAGGATTATTTGCTTGGAATTTCTAACAAACCTTTTGGAAAGACTTTACTGTATCCTCAAATCCATCGGAATAAAGGAATTAATTCCTATTTTAGTTCCAAAAATCCTTTAATCTGCTCCAGTTATACCTGTTCAAAGAAATATCAGTGTTTAAAAAATGGCTGTAAATGCCAATTAATACAAAGTAGCTCTGTTATATTAATTACAGCATGAGAGCAGCCTAATGAGGttaatttggggggttttaattattttaagatcATTTTagccccattttttccccattttaatcccactttttccccattttagccccattttaatcccatttttgtCCCATTTTAGTCCTTTTTTTGCCCCATTTTAATCCCACTTTTGCCCCATTTTAGTCTCATTTTTGCCGCGTTTAACCCCATtgtattcccattttccaggagAATTCCCAATTCCTTGTCTGACAGTGACACCTGGTGTTATCAGCTGATAACAACCGCCAGGCTTTTGAAATTAGAATAATTATAATTATGATTAAATGAGCGATGTGTGACTCTAATTAACGACAAAGCAGCAATTTTAATCCAAATAGCATTAAAAATGATCCAGTCCCACGGACAGGGACATTCCACAATCCCGGGGTGCTCCAaactggccttgggcacttccagggatccaggggcagccacagcttctctgggaattctctTCCATGGCCTCCCCATCTTCccactggaattttttcccaatattccatCTCAGTCAGGCTCCTCTTCCAGGGGAGGGAGagtttgggattttccagcccgCAAACAGTTTCATGGTCTCGTTTCCCTGTGGAGCACCAAGGGTGGAGCTGCGCTTCCCAAATAAGGATGGCTTGGGAATTCTCTTGCTCCCCGCTGAGCTGTGATCCCAACTTTGCAGATCCAATCGGATCCAGAAGGAGAACTGCGAGCTGGACTGGTCGGACAAGGTGGAGACGTTCCACATCGACGACAAATGCGTCGGCTACCGCAGCGACAGCACCGACGTCCAGTTCCACCCCAGCTCCGTCAAGTTTGAGGAGGAGTGAGTCATTCCCAGGATCTTGGTGGGATAACACACCTGGAACGCTCAGTCCTGGTGGGATCCAGGCAGCTCCGAGGATGGAAAGGCTGTGCTGGATGTCCTGTGTGGAATATTTGGATTCCTGggagctcatccagttccaacctcAACGCCCTCCACCATGCCTGGCTGTTCCAAACTCTGTCCTTGGAttcttccagggatccaggggcagtcacagcttctctgggaatttttaACCCCTCCTCACctttccagggaattcccaatatcccactTATCCCTTCCTCTCcatgggaagccattccctgtgtcctgtccctccatgccttgtcccaaatccctctccagctcctctggagcccctttaggtcctggaagctctccctggatccttcccttctccagactGCCAAGATCCCaggtttttttatgtattttattattatttaatatactTAATTTATTATATACATAATTATAATTAAGTATACAATTATAATTAGATAATTAAGGATAATTAATGTACTTAATACttgaataaattattaatttattcaaGAGTTTTTATTGATATATTTGAGGACTTTTCTTGATTTATTCAgggatttttattgatttatccgatgatttttattgatttgttggatgatttttattgatttattagAGGACTTTCATTGATTTATTCGAggatttttattgatttattggatgatttttattgatttattggatgatttttattgatttgttggatgatttttattgatttattggatgatttttattgatttgttggaggatttttattgatttgttggatgatttttattgatttgttggatgatttttattgatttattggTGGGAATTCACCTTATTCCTCACAAGAAACCAACACTGCAAACACCAGCTGAACCAACCAGAAGCTGCTCCCGCCTTTCCAAGAAAAGAACCGTGACAGAACTCCcattgttttttcccattccttgTTCTTCCAGCGCCTCCACACCCAAATCCTGGGCCCAGTTCAGCCACGACAACATTTCCAGGGCGGAGCAGGAGAAGTTGGCGTCGGTGCAGCTCCGCTCGCTCATCAACAACATCATCCACGACGCGTCCGAGGACCTGCGCATGCAGCGCGCCGCCGTCAACGAGGCCTTCGACAGCCACTGCCGCCAGCTGGACGACGTCAAATTCCgcctggagcagcacctgcagcaagTCCGTGCGGTTCCATGGAATTCTGGCGGCAGGGAGATCCgttcttcccaaaaaaaaacgGTGTAATCCATGTGGGGGTGAAGTATTTTGGTGTCAGAGCAGGATACAGGGAGATTtcagggttttgtttggttcttGTTCAGTTCTCGGTGCATTTTGTTGGGATGGAGTTCCATGGgattccatggaattctggcATTGTGGGAAATCGATTTGTGGGAAATCGATtaattcttccccaaaaaaatgGTGTAATCCACGTGGGGGAGAAATATTTTGGTGTCAGAGCAGGATACAGGAAGATTTCAGGGTCTTGTTTGGTTCTGGTTCAACTCTTGGGAGTTTTTGTTGGGATGGAGTTCCGTGGgattccatggaattctggcATCATGGGAAATTGgttctttcaaaaaaatatgGTGTTATCCACGTGGGGGAGGAATATTTTGGTGTCAGAGCAGGATATGGGGAGATTTCAGGATTTTGTTTGGTTCTTGTTCAGTTCTCGGTGCTTTTTGTTGGGATGGAGTTCCGTGGGATTCCATGGAATTCTGACATCTTGGGAAATTgattaattctttaaaaataaaatggtgtAATCCACGTGGGGGAGAAATATTTTGGTGTCAGAGCAGGATATGGGGAGATTTCAGGGTCTTGTTTGGTTCTGGTTCAACTCTTGGGAGTTTTTGTTGGGATGGAGTTCCATGGgattccatggaattctggcATCATGGGAAATTGGTTCTTCCCAAAAAATATGGTGTAATCCATGTGGGGGAGAAATATTTTGGTGTCAGATTAGGATATGGGGAGATTTCAGGATTTTGTTTGGTTCTTGTTAAATTCTCAGTGCTTTTTGTTGGGATGGAGTTCCATGGGATTCCATGGAGTTCTGGCATTGTGGGAAATCGATTCattcttccccaaaaaaatgGTGTAATCCACGTGGGGGAGAAATATTTTGGTGTCAGAGCAGGATACAGGAAGATTTCAGGGTCTTGTTTGGTTCTGGTTCAACTCTTGGGAGTTTTTGTTGGGATGGAGTTCCGTGGGATTCCATGGAATTCTGACATCTTGGGAAACTgattaattctttaaaaataaaatggtgtAATCCACGTGGGGGTGAAATATTTTGGTGTCAGAGCAGGATATGGGGAGATTtcagggttttgtttggttcttGTTCAGCTCTTGGGAGTTTTTGTTGAGATGGAGTTCCGTGGgattccatggaattctggcATCATGGGAAATTGGTTCTTCCCAAAAAATATGGTGTAATCCATGTGGGGGAGAAATATTTTGGTGTCAGATCAGGATACGGGGAGATTTCAGGATTTTGTTTGGTTCTTGTTCAGTTCTCGGTGCTTTTTGTTGGGATGGAGTTCCATGGGATTCCATGGAACTCTGGCATCATGGGAAATTGATGaattctttcaaagaaaaaggGTTTAATCCATGTGGGGGTGAAATATTTTGGTGCCCGATTAGGATATGGGGAGATTTCAGGGTCTTGTTTGGTTCTTGTTCAGCTCTTGGGAGTTTTTGTTGGGATGGAGTTCCGTGGGATTCCATGGAATTCTGACATCTTGGGAAATTgattaattctttaaaaataaaatggtgtAATCCACTTGGGGGAGAAATATTTTGGTGTCAGAGCAGGATATGGGGAGATTTCAGGGTCTTGTTTGGCTCTCGTTCAACTCTTGGGAGTTTTTGTTGTAATAGAGATCTATGGgattccatggaattctggcATCATGGGAAATTGATTaattctttccaaaaaaaaagggtttaatCCACGTGGGGGTGAAATATTTTGGTGTCAGATTAGGATACAGGGAGAtttcagggttttgttttgttctggttcAGTTCTCGGTGCTTTTTGTTGGGATGGAGTTCCGTGGgattccatggaattctggTTTCATGGGAAATTggttctttcaaaaaaaaaaaggtgtaatCCACATTGGGgtgaaatatttaataataaaagaaataaaataaaaataaataaaaattatttcactgtttctcagtgtaatgataaaaataaatgataaaagtaaaaataaaaaataataaaaaataaaaataataaaaaattttaaaaaaattcactgaTTTTCTATTATAATAAAACTAAACAGGTCAAACCCACCTTAATCCTCATATTTAATCcccaagaagaaaacaaaattaatcagATTATcatctaaaatgaaaattattcttgCTCTACGTTAATTCTCCAGCCTGATGGTGAAAACCTTCACGCTTCACCACCACCAGATCTTTCTGGGGATGGCATTTCTCATCAGCTGGAACccttttttccttggatttccCGTGCAGATCCTGAAGGACATTGGCGAGGAGGAGGCCAACATTGCGAGGCTGAAGAAGGCCATCCGGGACAAGGAGGCTCACCTGAAGGTGGCTCACACCCGGCTCTACGACCGATCCTTCCGACCCAACGTGGAGCTGTGCCGGGACGAGCCCCAGTTCAGGTGGGCAcccttttaaattaattaattagccCTCCTCGGTTAATTAATCACCTCCCGCGGCGCTCCTCTGCCACCCCACAGGGATTTTTTACCTCacaacttttcattttttacctcacaacatttcattttttaccTCACAACTTTGCATCTCTTACCTCAGCATTGTATTTCTTACAACTTCTCATTTTTTACCTCACTTCTCATCTTTTACCTcacagcttttcattttttacttcaatatttcatgtttttacCTCACAGCTcaaaagctgtgattttttaCCTCACATTTTGTTTTTTGCCTCAcagctttgcatttctttcctcaACATTGTATTTCTTACAACTTCTCATCTTTTACCTcacagcttttcattttttacctcacagcttttcattttttacctcacaacttttaattttttacctCACAACATTTCGTTTTTTACCTCACAACTTTGCATCTCTTACCTCAGCATTGTATTTCTTACAACTTCTCATTTTTTACCTCACAGCTTTGCATCTCTTACCTCAATGTTGCATTTCTTACAATTTCTCATTTCTTACCTCACTTCTCATCTTTTGCCTCACAGCTTTTGATTTTTTACCTCACAACATTTCACTTTTTACCTCacaacatttcattttttaccTCACAACTTTCCATGTTTTTACCTCACAATTTTGATTTACCTCACAACTTCTCATGTTTTACCTCACAGCTTTGCATTTCTTACCTTCCAAATTGCATTTCTTACCTCAACATTGCATTTCTTACCTCACAACTTCTGATTTTTTACCTCacaacatttcattttttaccTCAGCCTTTCGTGTTTTACCTCCCAGCTTTTGATTCTTTACCTCCCAGCTTTTGATTTACCTCacaacttttcattttttacctcacaacttttcattttttacctcacaactttttgttttctacCTGACaacattcaatttttttttactcaaagTCAGAAAgaacttttcctttctctggctGACCTTTATCCCAAATCCAATTTTGGATTTTTCAGAGGCCTTTTCCTGAtgaattttcaattttttggtTGATCTTTATCCCAAATCCAATATTCTCTTGGATATTTCTGATGTATTTTCCtgataaattttcttttctgtagttGACCTTTATCCAAAAAccaatttttgatttttctgatgtattttcctgataaattttcatttctgtagtTGACCTTTATCCCAAAACCAATTTTGGATTTTTCTGAGGTATTTTTCCTgataaattttcatttctgtagtTGACCTTTATCCCAAATCCGATTTTGGATTTTTCCGAGGTATTTTTCCTGATGAATTTTAGATTCCGTAGTTGACCTTTATCCCAAATCCAATTTTGGATTTTTCCGAGGTATTTTTCCTGATGAATTTTAGATTCCGTAGTTGACCTTTATCCCAAATCCGATTTTGGATTTTTCTGATGCCTTTCCCTGATGAATTTTGGATTCTGTAGTCGACcttcatcccaaatcccttaTCCCACATCCCCtccccctgatttttcccttgcAGGCTGGTGAGCGAGGTGGAAGAGCTCACAGTATTCCTGGAGGCCCTGAAGAGAAAACTGATGGAATCGGAGCAGAACCTGAAGAACCTGGAGGAGACGAGGAtgaagctggagaaggagatCGCTGTGAAAGCCAACAGCATTTTTATCGACAGGCAGAAGTGCATGGGCTACCGAATTCGCTACCCCGTGGACCTGGAGGTGGCGAGTTACAAGCAGTGATTTCTGTACCCACCCTGCAGAATCCGGGAGAAAAACAcaattccttcttttctgttGAGCCATTGGCaagtgtggaaaaaaatatctgtgagCTTTCATACGAAATAAATTGAGAAATTATTCATTGAAGTGTTGTGTTCACTCAGTTTTCTTCTATTTGGGTTAAAATGCTTTaagaaatttctcctttttctcctttttctcctttttctcccttttccccttgctcctttcctttcctttcctttcctttcctttcctttcctttcctttcctttcctttcctttcctttcctttcctttcctttcctttcctttcctttcctttcctttcctttcctttcctttcctttcctttcctttcctttcctttccttttcctttcctttcctttcctttcctttcctttcctttcctttcctttcctttcctttcctttcctttcctttcctttcctttcctttcctttcctttcctttcctttcctttcctttcctttcctttcctttcctttcctttcctttcctttcctttcctttccccaacAAATCCATAAAACCAGAGTTTAAACCtgctttaaataaatttatttcttctgcaaTCTGTCTATAGCACATGTGCttatttttggggatttcaTCCTAATGATTAAATAGGAGTGAATATTTATtaggaataataaaaatatccaggtggaaataaaatatttatagctGGAAGTGAGAGTAATAAACTCAGCAAGGAATTGAAGCTGCTCAgacattattaataaaaatcccaaattttccacGTATTTTCCAGGTTTGATGCCAATCTGCCCTTTGGAAAACCACTCCCAATCCATGGCACCTGCTGAAATGAATCCAAGGATTTTTAACCTTCCAGGTGATTAATtattcaagggaaaaaaaaaaaacccaagaaaatttAACCAGCTTGGGAATGCAGTCCTGGATTTCCACTTCAGCGCTGGGATGTGGAATGGAGCTGtgttccagcttttccctggaAGCAAAGCCTGTGGATGAGCTGTTATCCATAATTTTATCCGTAATTATCTGCATCAGCTCCCCCAGCAAATGCCACGGAGCCATTATTGGGCACTTGTTAAATGTGTGACGTGTccaaaaacagggaaaaacgACCAGACCAAAATTCCATCATTTCCTGTTTTACAGGGATATTTTAACCTTTAAAAAGCAGCTGctcaaaatggggaaaaaaattccttaaaggcaaaattcccacaaaaaagCTCCTGGCCAGGGCCATTTGCAGAGGGGTGTGGTgttggaattcctgggattttgtgTTACAGGATTCAGAATTATCCAGGAATTGCTATTCCTGATAAAAGCTGCtcccattttttggggaatgTCAATGAGGGCTTGGGATCCAAGAGTTTGGGTTGtcctttggggtttttcatGGATTTCTCCCCATGATTCCATTTGATAGCCCAGATGTTGGATCCTGAGGGAGAAATCATGGAATCCTGGGATGACTGggcttggaagagaccttaaagcccatccagctccaacaccttccactatcccaggttttTCCAAACTCTCCCCAGCCTTGAacattccagggatggggcagccacagcttctctgggaatccaatcccagcctggaattccttcccaaaatccatctaaaccttccctcttTTTGTTTCAAGCTGCTAAATTTATTTGTAATATGGAATAATTCTATTTTATCGGATTATGACTGAAGGGAAAACCCTGGAGCAACCTTCATCCCGCTTTTCCCAGGATTCCAATCAGAAAAGTtttgctcccacccctcccaaccttgggaaaaaaaagggaaagctCAGCGTGGGAAAGCTCAGCCTTTAATccataaaaagtgaaaaaaatgggctgggaaaaaagAATCCAAACATCCCAACgcatttaaacaaatattcCAACAGATTTATCAGCTATCCTGACACATTTATCAAATATCCAAACATTTATCAGCTATCCCGACACATTTATCAAATATCCCAGCATTTATCACCCTCCACTGATAAGAGGGATTTTATTCCCAGCCTGTTTGAAAGTTGGAGGGGGAAGGGTTGGGAAATTCCAGTGAAATGGCTccatttttccataaaatccagacggtttgggttggaaaggactctAAAAATCTCCAGGATTCTGGTTTTAGGAGCATCTCCTCTGCCTGGGAGGGTtaatcccattcccaccctgcCGAGGGCAGGAAAATGTCGggagaagctggagaaggatCCCAGTGCAGTTTTGCCCTACAGGGAGAATTCCCTTTCCCAgtcccttttcccttcattcccaaaccatttccctgctttccctgccGTGGTTCCGGTTGTTTTCCCACATTTCCCGCAGGGAGCGGCGGCGTCAATCCCTGTGATTCAATTCCTGGGGATAATTGCTCTGGAGGGAAAATGGAATGAAAAGCAGAGTAGGCAGAAATGAGATTATTTCCCAGGCTCCATTTAACTCCCTGTGCCGTCGGAGCGCACGGATGTTCCCGAGGAACAGCCAGGACCCATTTGTCTGCAGTGGAAATGTCTCATCcctgggaaaacagggaaaatttgTCAGATGATTGTAATTATTTCAGACTGGATCGGCTGGAGAGAGGGAGGCCGGGAGCTGGGATAATAAAAACTCGGGAAAAGCAGTGAGGAactgggctggggaagggagaaccccagggatgagcagctttgggatgggattgtGAGGCCGGGGCTTTCTGGCTTCtcttcatcccaaattttgcaTCCATGggtcttcccttcccttcccttcccttcccttcccttcccttcccttcccttcccttcccttcccttcccttcccttcccttcccttcccttcccttcccttcccttcccttcccttcccttcccttcccttcccttcccttcccttcccttcccttcccttcccttcccttcccttcccttcccttcccttcccttctcccttctcccttctcccttctcccttctcccttctcccttctcccttctcccttctcccttctcccttctcccttctcccttctcccttctcccttctcccttctcccttctcccttctcccttctcccttctcccttctcccttctcccttctcccttctcccttctcccttctcccttctcccttctcccttctcccttctcccttctcccttctcccttctcccttctcccttctcccttctcccttctcccttctcccttctcccttccttcccccttccccctttttttcccttttccccttttttcccttttttcccttttttcccttttcccttccttccccctttccccttccccctttccccgcTCCAGGCAAGGTCTCACATTCCCAACCCACCCCAACCCCTCCCTCTGagcagcttttccctgctccctctccaTCCTCAAATTTCAGGGAACATCTGTTGGGATGGAGCTATTCCACaggtggaaaaaaaggaggggatGAAATAAACACCAGGAGCGGGGAATAA from Poecile atricapillus isolate bPoeAtr1 chromosome 14, bPoeAtr1.hap1, whole genome shotgun sequence carries:
- the TEKT4 gene encoding tektin-4, with product MAQPEEPRPAVLPSCPLPTSICHVARSERPRSCCGMAMAGFRTAKYQVPEWQRRNAGVCSKAVSAGEEAERGRAEAAHLMKQAAASAQRAQEYSRATLGQRLQDIQFWRVELQKEIMDLDNETNLLAAQKLRLERALDATEVPYAVVIDNLECRDRRQPPDLVIDEVERQLLKEADLIRDIRDLLKRTIIQATTQIRSNRIQKENCELDWSDKVETFHIDDKCVGYRSDSTDVQFHPSSVKFEEDASTPKSWAQFSHDNISRAEQEKLASVQLRSLINNIIHDASEDLRMQRAAVNEAFDSHCRQLDDVKFRLEQHLQQILKDIGEEEANIARLKKAIRDKEAHLKVAHTRLYDRSFRPNVELCRDEPQFRLVSEVEELTVFLEALKRKLMESEQNLKNLEETRMKLEKEIAVKANSIFIDRQKCMGYRIRYPVDLEVASYKQ